The genome window GCCCTGAAAAGTTCAAAGCAGAACACGCAAGCTATGTGATGCCGAAGAAAAAATTCCCGCTCGGTGAGAAGCCGGTGAAGGCAATCTTCGAAGAAGTCGAAAAAGAATTTTCGGATTGGACGGCGGATAAACGCGACGGGCTTTGGCTCGGAAAAGACAAGAGTTTTGTGCATGTCCGCGCGTCGAATACGGAACCGGTGATTCGCGTGATTGCAGAAGCGCCTACCGAAGCCGAGGCCGAAGAACTTTGCGCAAAGGTTGAAGCAAAAATCAAATAAGCGGAGGGAGTATGTGCGGAATTGTCGGATACATTGGAAATCGCGATGCGGTAAGCGTTCTTTTGAACGGGCTCAAACGCTTGGAATATCGCGGCTATGATTCATCGGGAGTTGCAGTGGCTCACGAAAATCATCAGCTCGAGATGGAAAAGGCGACGGGTAAAATCGTTAACCTCGAAAAGAAACTGCTTGCGCATCCGCTTTCGGGAACGGTGGGAATTGCGCATACGCGTTGGGCAACTCACGGGATTCCTTCCGAAAAAAACGCACATCCTCAAGTGAGCTATGACGGGAAAATTATGGTGGTGCATAACGGCATCATCGAAAATTACGCGCAAATCAAATCCCGCTTAGAAGCCGACGGCGTTCAATTCCAATCGGATACCGATACCGAAGTCGTCGCCCATCTCATCGCAAAACTTTACCGCGGCGATATCAAAAGCGCCGTTCTGGATGCGCTCAAAAAACTCGAAGGCACATTTGGCCTTGCGATTCTTTGCGCAGACGAACCCGATGTTTTAATCGGAGCGCGTCGCGGAAGTCCGCTCGTTTTAGGGCTCGGCGATCAAGGCGAATATTTCTTGGCGAGCGATGTTTCGGCGATTGTCGATTACACGCAAAAAGTCGTTTACTTAGACGATAACGATGTCGTTATCGCAAAGCGCAGCGGCTACGAAATCGTCACGGTTTCGAGTCGCACGGTAAACCGCAGCGTCGAAGAAATTGACTTTGACGCAGATGCTGCAAGTAAAAGCGGATTCGAACATTTTATGCTCAAAGAAATTTTTGAGCAGCCCGAAGCTCTTCGCAATACAATGCGCGGACGCTTACTCCTTTCCGAGGGCTCGGCAAAGCTCGCGGGCTTGGATTCGAATCGCTTAGAACTCCGCAATTTAAATCGCATTATCATTACCGCTTGCGGCACGAGTTATTATGCGGGCATGGTCGGCGAATATTTAATCGAAGACCTCGCCGGCGTTCCTGTCGAAGTGGAATATGCCTCGGAATTCCGTTACCGCAATCCGATTATCAAACCGGGAACTTTGGTATTTGTCATCTCGCAATCGGGAGAAACTGCAGATACATTGGCCGCTCTCCGCGAAGCCAAAACAAAAGGCGCAACTGTCCTCGGTATTTGTAACGCAGTCGGTTCGACAATTGCGCGCGAAAGCGACGGCGGCGTTTACTTGCACGCAGGCCCCGAAATCGGTGTTGCGAGTACGAAAGCGTTTACATCGCAAGTCACCGTTCTCGCAATGATTGCACTTTTACTCGGCAGAGAACGTCGCGTTTCTGCGGAACAAGGCATCGACTTTGCGCGGGCCATTTCGAATATTCCTTCTCAAGTCGAAGAAACTTTAAAGCTTTCGGATAAAATCCGCGAAATTGCGAAGAAATATGTCGATGCGAAAAATTTCCTTTATCTCGGACGCCATTACAATTATCCCGTTGCAATGGAAGGCGCATTAAAGCTCAAAGAAATCAGCTACATTCACGCCGAAGGTTATCCCGCTGCCGAAATGAAGCATGGGCCGATTGCTCTCATCGACGAAAAAATGCCCGTCGTCGTCATCGCTCCCAAAGACAGTCTTTTTGATAAAGTGCTTTCGAATATTCGCGAAATCAAAGCCCGCGGCGGACGCATTATCGCCATCACAACCGAAGACTGCACAGAACTTTCGGAATACGCAGACGATGTCATCATCGTTCCCAAAGTGGAAAAGCCTCTTATGCCTTTAATCACTTGCGTTCCGTTACAGCTCCTCGCTTATCACATCGCCGTTCTTCGCGGAAACGATGTGGATCAACCGCGGAATTTGGCAAAAAGCGTTACGGTGGAATAATGCACGAAGTTCCGGAATCCTACGAAGTTCATATCGGCGCATTTGATGGCCCGATGGATCTTTTGCTGTATTTGGTGCAGCAGAGCGAAGTGAGTCCTGCGGATATTTCTATCGCTGAAATTACAGACCAATATCTCGAATGGATGAAGGATATTACCCGCGCGGACCTTTCGCAAGCGGGGGATTTTCTCTTGATGGCGAGTCGCCTCATGGCGATGAAAGTGCGAGAACTTTTGCCGAAAGATCAGCGCACCGCCGAAGACGAAACCGAAATTGACGTCGCCCGCGAAGAGCTCATCAAGCAAATGCTCGAATATCAGCGCTACAAATATGTGGCGAAAGAACTTCAGCAAATGGAATCGGGAAATTTTGGCGTTTGCTATCGCGGACGCATGGAAAAAACCGAATCCGAAGATGATACTCTCGCCGACGCAAATATTTGGCAACTTTTCCGCGCTTACCAAAAAATGCTCAAATCGCGGAACAGCGAAAATGTGCATCACATCGAACTCGACGACGTAACGATTGAAGACCGTCAACAATTCATCGCAAACACGCTTCGCCGCGAAGGCCGCGTCCTTTTCGAAGATTTACTCGGCCGTGATCCGATGCCGATTGTCACAGTGGTGACGTTTATGGCGCTCATGGAAATGATTAAAACCGACGACGTCGTCTTTCGTCAGAGCGAACTTTTCGGAGCGATTTGGCTTTATCGTAAAAAAGACAATGCGGAATTTGCCGAAGAAATGGCGAACGAAACCCGCATTTACGAGCCCGAGCACGAATATAAAACGGGCATCTTGGAAAAATTACGCGAACGCGAATTGGTCCGCAACAATAATCAAAAGGCGACTCTCGATCAAGTCATGCGCACAGCTTCGCTTTTAGCGTCGCGCGGCAAAGCGATTAACGACGACGATATCGCAGCGATGCTCAACGGCGAAATGGATTTGGCGGCAGTCGAAGCGAGCTTAAATCCGCCCGAAAATTCTGAAGGCGCAAATCCGCAAACCGAAACGGCAGCCGCCGAAAATCCGAACGGCGAAAATGAAGCGCAAAATATTCAAACGGAATCGCCCGCGGAGAATCTTCCAACTTCCGCAGAAAGTGCTGCGCCAAACGAAGAATCGCAAACGCAAAATGTTGCGCCCGAAAATGCGGAATCCATTTCTGCAGAAAATGAAGACGCTGACGATGAAGCCGAAGCGTTAGAAGAATCGGCGAAGCAAGTGGAAGAAGCCGAAATCGCAGCGAGTCTTGCGCCGAACGAAGAACCTCCGCAATTAGAAACGGAATCGGATGAATCCGAAGAAAGCGTGGAAAGTGAAAATCCGGAAAACGGAAATGGCGAAAACATAAATGGCGAAAACGGTCAAACGGAAAAGGAAAAGGCGGAAAATTCCGACGACGATTAGAACGGAAAAATTGAATTTTACAATTCTGCGCAATCGAAATACAAAAATGTTGTAAAATTGCGAAAGAGCATCTCGGAAACGGCGAAATTCAACGAATTTCGCCGTTTTTTGCATTTGGCACGGTTTTCGCATAAAGGTGTGCGTGATGAAAAACTTTCCAAAGGAGATACATCATGCATAAGTACTTATTCGGATGGCTATTCGTGCTATTTATGGCACTGACTGCCACATCCGCGTTTGCAGAAGATTCTACCGCTGTAACGCCGGCGGTAACAGAACAGGTCGCAGCAGCTCCGGCTCCTGCTTCCGAAGCGGCTCTCACCGCTGACAAAATCGTAGCGATTACCGCTGACGATGGCGCAACGACCTCACAGGCCGAAGAAAATGACCTCTTCCACAAAAGTTTAACCGCGATTTGGTTGCTTGTGTGCGGCATGCTCGTGTTCTTTATGCAACCGGGTTTTGCCATGGTCGAAGCAGGTCTTTGCCGCGCAAAGAACGTGAACAACATCTTGATGAAGAATGCATTGGACATCTGCATTGGAGCCATTATGTTCTTCTTCGTCGGCTGGGGTCTCATGTATGGAAAGATGGGACTCGAAGCGGGCAAGTTCATCGGCTTTAGCGACTTTATGATCAGCAGCTCGGGAGACTTTTTGAACTGGTTCTTCCAAGTCGTCTTCTGTGCAACGGCTGCGACGATTGTATCGGGTGCTATGGCGGAACGTACAAAGTTCACCGCTTACCTCGCATACTCTCTCGTGATTTCCGCTGTCATTTACCCGATTTCTGGTCACTGGATTTGGGGCGGCGGCTGGCTCTCGGAACTTGGCTTCCATGACTTTGCTGGTTCTACCGTTGTGCACTCTGTCGGCGGTTGGGCTGCAATGATGGGCGCAATCATTCTTGGACCGCGTATCGGTAAGTATGTGAAGGGCGAAGACGGTAAGATTCACGTTCGCGCTATTCAAGGTCACAATATGCCGCTCGTTTGCCTCGGTGTGTTCATCTTGTGGTTCGCATGGTTTGGATTTAACTGCGGTTCTACCTTGGACGGCACTGCTCACGAATCGATGTCTTTGGTTGCGATGACGACAATTTTGGCAACTGCAGCTTCGACGATTGTTGCGATGGCGACTTCTTGGGTAATCGGTAAGAAGCCTGATGTTTCCATGACTCTCAACGGAACTTTGGCAGGCCTTGTAGCGATTACGGCTCCTTGCGACGTCGTTTCTCCGGGTGCTGCAATCGTTATCGGTTGCGTCGCAGGCGTCCTCGTCGTTCTCTCGGTGATGTTCTTTGAACAAGTTCTCCATATCGATGATCCGGTCGGTGCAATTTCTGTCCACGCTATTAACGGTGCATGGGGCACAATCGCAGTCGGTATCTTCGGCAACTTGGAAACTCTCGGCAACGTAAATTCTCGCTTGGGACAAATCGGCGTCCAATCTCTCGGCGTTCTCGCTGTATTCCTCTGGGTGACGATTACAAGCGGCATTATGTTCCTCATCATCAAGAAGACAATGGGTCTCCGCGTGACCGAGAAGGAAGAACTCCGCGGTCTCGATATCGGCGAACACGGTTCTGAAGCCTATAACGGATTCCAAATCTTCACAAATATGTAGGAGGATAGAAAAATGATGAAGTTGATTATTGCATACATTCAACCCGATAAGCTGAATGCGGTGAAGCAGGAACTTTACAAAGAAGAAATCTACAAGATTTCAGTAACGAATGCCCTCGGCTGCGGTCATCAGGGCGGTTACACCGAAACGTATCGTAACGTTTTGAACGAAGTCAACCTGTTAAAGAAAGTTCGGATTGAAATTGCGGTCACGGAACCCTATGTGGAAAAGACTGTGAATGCAATCATCCGGGCAGCGAAAACGAATCAGATCGGCGATGGAAAAATTTTCATCATCCCGATTGAAGATACGATTCGCATTCGCACCGAAGAACGTGGCGAAGTTGCTATCGGTTAATTCCGGGTGATTTCGTATCCTCCAGCGACGGAGCTCCGAAAGGGGCTCCGTTTTTGCGTGAACAAAATAGTGGAAAATTTTAAAAGCTTAAAGGTCTCTGCGAAAAGCAGAGACCTTTAAGAGCGGGGAGGGCGAGATTCGAACTCGCGATAGGGTTACCCCTATACGTCCTTAGCAGGGACGCGCCTTCGGCCAACTCGGCCACCTCCCCTAATTCGGGGGACTACAATTCTAGCTATTTTTTGCGAAAATTTCAAGTTCAAATCGGGAAAAAACTGCATTTATCTATTTTTTATACGCTTTTTGGGTCAAAAAACATGAAGAAATTGCTAAAAACGCTTTTAAAGATCGCAGTCGCTGCCGTTATCGTAGGGCTGCTTTGCCTGATTCCCGCTTATTTGATTGTCTTCAAATACATGCCGAAGCAAGATCCCGACGGCATTTTTAATCGCGAATATATCCTTTCGGAACTTTCTGGCGAATCGCGGGTTTATTACCGCGACGGCGAACGCCTTCTCGGCTCATTCTTCGATGTCAATCACCGCATTTATGTGCCCTTTGGCGAAATCCCTGAGAACATTGTAAACGCTCTCGTCGCCGCCGAAGATGCAGCATTTTTTCAACACGGCGGTTTTGATTTTTCTGGCTTTACGCGAGCGATGGTTAACAATATCCGCGCGGGCAGAATGCAACAAGGCGGTTCTACTTTAACGCAACAAACCGTCAAAAATATTTACGGGCGCGAAGAGCGCAGCATCAAAGCAAAATGGAAAGAATTGATCAATGCGCTTCGCATGGAAAATTTCTTTACCAAAGAAGAAATTCTCGAATTTTATTTGAATCAATTTCACGTTTCGGGAACGGGCAAAGGCGTTGCCATCGCCGCGCAATATTTCTTCAACAAAGACCTCAAAGATTTAACTCTCGCCGAATGTGCGTTCATCGCGGGCTCGGTCAAAGGCCCATTCAACTATGACCCGTTTATTCAGCGGACAAAAGAACGTCGCGACCGCGCCATTAAACGCGGACAAGAACGGTTGCGTTATGTCCTCGGACGCATGGTTTCCGAAGAATATATTTCGCAAGAGCAAATGGATTCGGCATTAGCAAAACCGCTAGAATTTAATCACGGCAATTTCCGCTTTTCTCTTTCGACGCAACTTTCTCGCTTAGAAGAAAAATTCGATTCGGAATTTTATCAAGAACTTTTTGAAAAAGAAGGCATCTCGGATTGGCGCAAAGCGCAGCTGCAAATTGTGACGACCGTCGATGCGGATTATCAAATGGCAGCAAAACGCGCCGTGCAAAATAACATTTCCAATTTGCAAGTGAAACTCGGCGGCTTCGCTCTCCCCAAATCAGATCAGCCGAACCGCGCCGCCTTTGCGCGGACGGGCGATTATCTTTACGGCGCTGTGGATTCTGTTCTCTACGATGCCAAAGGAAATCTCTCGGACATTTATCTTTCCTTCGGGCAGTTGCAAGGCCACGTGAATCAAGAATCGCTACAAAGTTTAGCGACGCAGATGAACGCCGACATCAAAAAAGTTTTAGCGCCGCGTCTCGGCAAAGGCTCCGTTCTTCTCGTAAGCGTCAAAGATTCGGTAAAAGTTAACGGTGCCGTTCCTTGCGCCATTGAAACGGAACCGGTTTTACAAGGCGCATTAGTTGCGCTTCAAAATGGCGCTGTCGTCGCAAGCCAAGCGGGATTTCACAATACGGGCTACGACCGTTCTTTCAAAGCGAAACGCCAACTGGGCTCGAGCTGGAAACCGCTCCTTTTCGGGGCTGCGCTCAATTATCATTGGCATTATTTAGATGAACTCGAAAACGATTTCAATTTATTCCAATACGAAAATGAATTTTATTTCCCTCGTCCGGATCACAAAAATAAAGGCGAAACCGTGAGCATTTTATGGGCAGCGGTGCGCTCCGAAAATATCGCGAGCATTTGGCTTTTGGATCATCTCTTAGACAAACTTTCGGACGAAGAATTTGCAGGCGTTGCTGGCGAAAACGGATTCCTCAAACGCGAAGACGAAACTTTCGACGATTACCGCAAACGCTTACGCGATAAATTCGGTTTATACTTAAATGAAACCGCAAAACAAGAAATTGAATTTTCCAAAGCGCAGAAAAAATTGGTCGATCAATTCTTGTACGAAAATCGTCCTGCTGCGGCACGTGCTCTGCGCAATATGTTCTACGGTCGCAACGTCGAATCAGGCAAAAAGAAATATCGCAAATTGGACAAAAATTATTTCGCAGAATTCGATCACAATTTCTTGCGTTATTTATCGATTCTCAAAGCGCGCGATTTGCAAGCGACAAATCCGGAATTGGCAAACGCCTCCGAAGCGCTCGCCGACGAAGAAATTTATCCGAATTTAAATCTCTCGGACATTCGCCGCTTAAACGGACTCATGGAAATTCCGCGCGAAGATACCGATTATTCTTCTGCCGAAGAATTGCGCTATTGGCCTGATTTCAAACGCACCGTGGCAATGGCTGCGTTCGCCAAATTTGCGGGCGAAATCGGCATTCACGGAAAACTGCGCGAAGTCATGAGTATGCCTCTCGGCGTAAACGAAATCCCGCTTTCGGATATGACGATTGCGTATCAAACACTTCTCACGGGAAAAATTTACAAGTGCGCAGACGGCGAATGGAATGAACCGTGCTTAGTGCAAAAAATTCTCAATCGCGATGGACGTGAAATTTTCACAAACACCATCGAAGAGAAAAAAATTCTCTCGGATACCGTGACAGAACAGATGGCTGTTATGTTGCATTCCGTTTTCCAATACGGCACTGCCCGCAGCCAATACGACAAAATTAAAATGCAAGCCGACTCCGGAAAAACTTCGCTCATCTTCCCCGCATTCGGAAAAACAGGAACGACGAACGATTATAAAAACGTCGCCTTCCTCGGTGCCATTCCCACATTCGTTCCGACGAAAAACGGCTTCGGATTGGACTCGGTCATCGCCATCGGAAGTTACGTCGGTTTCGACGATAATCGCCCGCTGAAATCGGGCAGAACACGCATCGCGGGCTCTTCGGGTGGTCTTCCGCAATGGGCGGATTTTGCAAAAGCGGTCATCGCAACTCGAAAAGAAAATTTGCGCGTCGATTTCCTCGACATTTCCATGCTCGCCAAAGGAAAAATTCCGCTGCGCTTAGAAACGGAACGCGGAGAAATTCAAGTGAATCCGATGACAGGGCTTCCGGTTTATGCAGCATCCGAAACGGTTCGAAATATTCCGCTGTTAGATGTGCCGGGTTACACATCTCCCGCGCAAATGGAAACGGCAGCGGCAAGTGCAGCAAACACTGGAATCGTCACGTCGCTTTCGATGCCCGCCTTTGCTCCGGATTCGTCGGCATTTGCACCCATTCTTCCTTCGAAAAAAATCGAAGACGATTTTGAACTTCCCGCAGACTTTACGGGCGACAACGCATTCGTTCCGATTGAACCGGGCGAAGGATTATAAATTTTTGAGGTGATGATGAAGTACATTCACTTGGGAATTCTTCTCGGAATTTTCTTTTTCACCGCTTGCGCGGGGACGAAAACGGCTACAAATCCGAATGCCATTTCCGACGAAGTTTCCGCTTCGGCAGAAAAAATTTCTGCGGAAAACGACAGCGAAAAAATTGACATCGAAAAATCAAAAACAGAAATTTCATCTTCTTCGGAAATGGAAAAATCTTCGTCGAGTTCCGTCGTGGGGTTTGATTCTGCAGAAAAAATTCCAGAACCAAAAAAATCGCAGCCGATGGATTCATCTAAAACGCAAAATATTTCTACCGAGAAATTGCCCGAAGAAAATGAAAATGTCCGCGTGCAAAATGTCGCCGATATTTACGTCGAAATTCCGCGCCTCGCCCAAGAAGCTCTGTCGCGGGCCGATTCTTTCTACGTCGCGGGCAATCTCGATTCTGCCGCAGTCATCGTCGAAAAATTTTCCGTCTTAAATCCGCTTTGGAACGAATGGCAACATCAAGCGCAATCGCTTTCCGAAAAAATTCAAACAAACCGCACCGCTAAAGCGAGCGAATTAGAACGCACCTTCATCGATCTCGTCAACGCCAATGCGCGCCGCGCCGATTACGCCGATGTAAAAATCATCACCGACGCCATTGCCGAATCTTCGCCGAATGATTCCCTCAAAAATTTCGCTGATTCCCTATTACAATTAGCCTATGCGCGCACATTTCAAAAAGTCAAATCGGAGCGGGATTCTGCCCTTGCCCTCGCCAAAGAAAAAGCAAACTTTGATTTCGCCGAACAAAAAATTTCCGAACTCATTCGCCGTTATCCCGATTACATCGACACATTAAATTTGCAAAATGCAATTCTCAAAATCGCGGCCATGCGCCAAGAAAACGCTTCCGTTTCCGCCGATTATTGGAAAACTCACGACCCGCAAAAAATTCTCGCCGAAGCCAAAAAATTCGCCCAAAATAAAAAGTGGAACGAAGCCAAATCCGCATATCAAAAACTCAAAACGAGCAATCTCCGCGGCGATGCATTACGCGGCATCGAAGAAATTGAAAACGCTTATTGCCAAGAAAAACGTCAAAAAGCCACACAACTTTTCGCCGAATCGCGGAACAAAAAATCAAACGCCCAAGAAAAATTGCAAAAAGCAATCGCCGAACTCGATGCGTGCTTAGAATTCGCCCCCGATTTTAAAGACCGCAAAACGGTCCTCGAAAACAAAAACTTTTTGCAGGCAGAAATCAAATGATTTTCGGCTATGAATGGTATCAATACATCGCCTTCTTCGGCGTCGGATTACTCGCGAGCGCAATCAACAGCATCGCTGGCGGCGGCAGCACCATCAGCCTTCCGGTCATGATATTTCTCGGGCTTCCGCCAACGATAGCGAACGGCACAAATCGCATCGGCTTATTCGTCGGCAATTCCACCTCCGCCGTGAATTTATTCAAACACGGACTTTTAAACCGCAAAATTTATTTCCGCTTATTTTGGCCAACTCTCATCGGCTCACTTCTCGGCATTTTATTCCTCGTCAAAATTGACGACCGTTTATTTCAAGGCATTCTTTCTCTCGCCATATTACTCGTCGTCATCATGAGCAATCTCAAACGCGACATCTTCGGAAAGCCACCCGAAACGCCACCCGAAAAAATGAGCGTCCTCGCCTTTCTCGGATTTTTCCTCGTAGCCATTTACGGCTGCATCGTTCAAGTCGGCGTCGGCTTCTTACAAATTTTTGCGCTCTCGCGTTACACGGGTCTCGACCTTTTGCACGTCAACGCACTCAAAAATGCGCTCACATCCACCTTCCTTTTCGTAAGCACAATCGGCCTCATCATCATCGGCAAAGTCGAATGGGGACTCGCCTTGTGCACCGCAGCGGGCGCTTGTCTCGGCGGCCTTTGCGGCAGTCGCCTTCAACGCAAAAAAGGCAACAAATTCATCAAACGCTTCATCTCGTGCGCAAGCCTCGTCATGGCTGCGATTTTAATCAAAGACTTAATCGCTCAAATGTTTTAAAAAGAAAAAGCGGGCGTTCCGGCGCACGCGCCGTCGCTCCTTAGCGGTATAATTTTCGCCGCGATTTGCGGCGAAAATTTCCGTTCAGCTTTTGCGCCGCTTCGCGCCGCAAAATCCGAACCCTCCGGGCGTCAGTCGCTAACGCAAAAAACATTTTCAAAGTTTATAAGACAATTTTTTTTCAAATTTACTTTTGACGCTTAACACAGCCGAACGAAATTCGAGATGAGTCTATTCTAATTTTTTGACGAACCTGTTTTTTTCTTACATTAAATTCTACAAATCTTAAAACGGGAGATTGTATGAAACATTTTCAATTAGGATTTCAAGCAGCGATTGCACTGGGAATGTTGGCGTTTACCGCATGCGACGATTCGAGCAGCAGCCCGGATAATTCAAATGGTTCGAATATTTTTGGTTTTGACGTCATCGAAACTTTGAACGATGCAAAACCGTGTTCTTTTGAAAATACGGGCGACTCTATTTTTGTAAAAACAGAAAATCGCATTTACGTTTGCGCAGACGAAATTTGGGCAGCGCCAAACGGAGTTAGTTCATCGTCCTTAATTCTCCCCGAAATTTCATCGTCTTCGGATAATCCGTTTATAGAAATTTCCTCGTCAGAATGGAACATAAGCTCGAGCCAAAGTGAAAGTTCGTCAAGCGCAAATCTTTCGAGCGCAGACATTTCCAGTTCTAGCGAAAACGCGCCAAGTTCCAGCGCACAAATCGTCAGCTCTTCAAGTGAAAAAAGTTCAAGCAGCGATGCCGAAAAATTGAGTTCGTCAAGTCAAGAAAGTTCAAGCAGCATTGTAAAAGTATCATCATCGAGTGAAAAATTTTCTAGCTCTAGCATCAATATAGAACAGAGTTCTAGTTCAACAGATGGCTGGAGTTGGGATGTTCCAAAGGAATCTCGCTTAAACCCGAATATTTCCTATGGCACGATGATAGACAAGCGTGATAATAAAGTATACAAGACAATAAAAATTGGGACTCAAATGTGGATGGCGGAAAATTTGAATTACGCCGACAGCATACAAACAACAAGTCTAAAAGGAAAATCTTGGTGCTTTTATAATGACTCTGCAAAATGCGATGTAACAGGACGCCTTTACACTTGGGCGGCAGCGATTGACTCTGTAGCCTTGGCAAATGATGCAAATAATCCACAGACATGTGGGGATCGTGTAGAATGTACTCTCCCTAAAACGGTGCGGGGTATTTGCCCAGAAGGTTGGCATTTGCCATCCAAAAATGAATGGGAAGATTTGTTTGTCGCTGTGGGTGGAGAAGATAAAGCTAGCAAAGCACTCAAGTCAAGGAGCGGTTGGAGCAACTATTTTGAGAAGAGTGGTAATGGAACGGACGATTATGGTTTTTCTGCGATCCCCGCCGGAGTTATAGCGGTGGTAGATTCTACAATGTCAGTTTTACTAGCTTTTGGTCTAGTAATGAAAAAGAGGATTGGAGCGCCTACTGCATGTACTTGGAAAACAGCGATATACGCACGAGATTTGATGATGATGACGACAAGGACAATGCAATTTCTATCCGTTGCTTAAAGGATTCTAACTAGACTTTAAGTTCTAACCTCGCGCCAAAGGCGCCATTCTTTTTAATTGAACATTTTTAAATGTTCG of Hallerella porci contains these proteins:
- a CDS encoding sulfite exporter TauE/SafE family protein; translation: MIFGYEWYQYIAFFGVGLLASAINSIAGGGSTISLPVMIFLGLPPTIANGTNRIGLFVGNSTSAVNLFKHGLLNRKIYFRLFWPTLIGSLLGILFLVKIDDRLFQGILSLAILLVVIMSNLKRDIFGKPPETPPEKMSVLAFLGFFLVAIYGCIVQVGVGFLQIFALSRYTGLDLLHVNALKNALTSTFLFVSTIGLIIIGKVEWGLALCTAAGACLGGLCGSRLQRKKGNKFIKRFISCASLVMAAILIKDLIAQMF
- a CDS encoding segregation/condensation protein A, coding for MHEVPESYEVHIGAFDGPMDLLLYLVQQSEVSPADISIAEITDQYLEWMKDITRADLSQAGDFLLMASRLMAMKVRELLPKDQRTAEDETEIDVAREELIKQMLEYQRYKYVAKELQQMESGNFGVCYRGRMEKTESEDDTLADANIWQLFRAYQKMLKSRNSENVHHIELDDVTIEDRQQFIANTLRREGRVLFEDLLGRDPMPIVTVVTFMALMEMIKTDDVVFRQSELFGAIWLYRKKDNAEFAEEMANETRIYEPEHEYKTGILEKLRERELVRNNNQKATLDQVMRTASLLASRGKAINDDDIAAMLNGEMDLAAVEASLNPPENSEGANPQTETAAAENPNGENEAQNIQTESPAENLPTSAESAAPNEESQTQNVAPENAESISAENEDADDEAEALEESAKQVEEAEIAASLAPNEEPPQLETESDESEESVESENPENGNGENINGENGQTEKEKAENSDDD
- a CDS encoding ammonium transporter, with the protein product MHKYLFGWLFVLFMALTATSAFAEDSTAVTPAVTEQVAAAPAPASEAALTADKIVAITADDGATTSQAEENDLFHKSLTAIWLLVCGMLVFFMQPGFAMVEAGLCRAKNVNNILMKNALDICIGAIMFFFVGWGLMYGKMGLEAGKFIGFSDFMISSSGDFLNWFFQVVFCATAATIVSGAMAERTKFTAYLAYSLVISAVIYPISGHWIWGGGWLSELGFHDFAGSTVVHSVGGWAAMMGAIILGPRIGKYVKGEDGKIHVRAIQGHNMPLVCLGVFILWFAWFGFNCGSTLDGTAHESMSLVAMTTILATAASTIVAMATSWVIGKKPDVSMTLNGTLAGLVAITAPCDVVSPGAAIVIGCVAGVLVVLSVMFFEQVLHIDDPVGAISVHAINGAWGTIAVGIFGNLETLGNVNSRLGQIGVQSLGVLAVFLWVTITSGIMFLIIKKTMGLRVTEKEELRGLDIGEHGSEAYNGFQIFTNM
- the glmS gene encoding glutamine--fructose-6-phosphate transaminase (isomerizing) — protein: MCGIVGYIGNRDAVSVLLNGLKRLEYRGYDSSGVAVAHENHQLEMEKATGKIVNLEKKLLAHPLSGTVGIAHTRWATHGIPSEKNAHPQVSYDGKIMVVHNGIIENYAQIKSRLEADGVQFQSDTDTEVVAHLIAKLYRGDIKSAVLDALKKLEGTFGLAILCADEPDVLIGARRGSPLVLGLGDQGEYFLASDVSAIVDYTQKVVYLDDNDVVIAKRSGYEIVTVSSRTVNRSVEEIDFDADAASKSGFEHFMLKEIFEQPEALRNTMRGRLLLSEGSAKLAGLDSNRLELRNLNRIIITACGTSYYAGMVGEYLIEDLAGVPVEVEYASEFRYRNPIIKPGTLVFVISQSGETADTLAALREAKTKGATVLGICNAVGSTIARESDGGVYLHAGPEIGVASTKAFTSQVTVLAMIALLLGRERRVSAEQGIDFARAISNIPSQVEETLKLSDKIREIAKKYVDAKNFLYLGRHYNYPVAMEGALKLKEISYIHAEGYPAAEMKHGPIALIDEKMPVVVIAPKDSLFDKVLSNIREIKARGGRIIAITTEDCTELSEYADDVIIVPKVEKPLMPLITCVPLQLLAYHIAVLRGNDVDQPRNLAKSVTVE
- a CDS encoding transglycosylase domain-containing protein, whose product is MKKLLKTLLKIAVAAVIVGLLCLIPAYLIVFKYMPKQDPDGIFNREYILSELSGESRVYYRDGERLLGSFFDVNHRIYVPFGEIPENIVNALVAAEDAAFFQHGGFDFSGFTRAMVNNIRAGRMQQGGSTLTQQTVKNIYGREERSIKAKWKELINALRMENFFTKEEILEFYLNQFHVSGTGKGVAIAAQYFFNKDLKDLTLAECAFIAGSVKGPFNYDPFIQRTKERRDRAIKRGQERLRYVLGRMVSEEYISQEQMDSALAKPLEFNHGNFRFSLSTQLSRLEEKFDSEFYQELFEKEGISDWRKAQLQIVTTVDADYQMAAKRAVQNNISNLQVKLGGFALPKSDQPNRAAFARTGDYLYGAVDSVLYDAKGNLSDIYLSFGQLQGHVNQESLQSLATQMNADIKKVLAPRLGKGSVLLVSVKDSVKVNGAVPCAIETEPVLQGALVALQNGAVVASQAGFHNTGYDRSFKAKRQLGSSWKPLLFGAALNYHWHYLDELENDFNLFQYENEFYFPRPDHKNKGETVSILWAAVRSENIASIWLLDHLLDKLSDEEFAGVAGENGFLKREDETFDDYRKRLRDKFGLYLNETAKQEIEFSKAQKKLVDQFLYENRPAAARALRNMFYGRNVESGKKKYRKLDKNYFAEFDHNFLRYLSILKARDLQATNPELANASEALADEEIYPNLNLSDIRRLNGLMEIPREDTDYSSAEELRYWPDFKRTVAMAAFAKFAGEIGIHGKLREVMSMPLGVNEIPLSDMTIAYQTLLTGKIYKCADGEWNEPCLVQKILNRDGREIFTNTIEEKKILSDTVTEQMAVMLHSVFQYGTARSQYDKIKMQADSGKTSLIFPAFGKTGTTNDYKNVAFLGAIPTFVPTKNGFGLDSVIAIGSYVGFDDNRPLKSGRTRIAGSSGGLPQWADFAKAVIATRKENLRVDFLDISMLAKGKIPLRLETERGEIQVNPMTGLPVYAASETVRNIPLLDVPGYTSPAQMETAAASAANTGIVTSLSMPAFAPDSSAFAPILPSKKIEDDFELPADFTGDNAFVPIEPGEGL
- a CDS encoding P-II family nitrogen regulator; protein product: MKLIIAYIQPDKLNAVKQELYKEEIYKISVTNALGCGHQGGYTETYRNVLNEVNLLKKVRIEIAVTEPYVEKTVNAIIRAAKTNQIGDGKIFIIPIEDTIRIRTEERGEVAIG